From the Acidobacteriota bacterium genome, the window GTTCCGTATTCTTCCCTTTGCCTTCTCTGCTTGCGTCGCTACTCAAAATGAAAGGCGATGAAACGCCCCGCCGCAGGCACCCAGCCCGGATCGCGGTCGAGTCCCGCCAGGCGTATCGCCAGCGGCAATTCAGCTAAACAAAACCAGACGTCCAAATGCGTCGCGGTCACGGTCACGCGGGCGGATTGACGGCACAGCCAAGCGGGCAAATCCGCGACCTCGCGCAAGCCCAACGCGCGTTGCAAGCGGGCGCACAGATACGGCAACAGCCAAGCCAGCCAGCCCGACCACGCGGGCGCATCAGGTTGCGGGTTTTCAGTTTCAGCAGCGGCGACATCCAGCACGCAAAACCCGGCGGGGTGCCAGGCGCACAGACGTCCAGCAATCGTCTCGACCGGCAAAACTTCCTGCTCGGCAAAAGGCGTCAACCATTCCGCCGGCATACGCCATTCCACCGGCGCGTCGAAATCCGCGCCCGGCGCAGCGTCGGCAGCCCGCCCGGCCAGCCGCGCCAGCAACGGCCCCAGCGGATCGGCGCGCCAGTCTTCGCCTAGCCAGGCCGCGCCCAGCATTGCCAGCCAATCCCACAGCGGCAAATTCAACCCGCGTTGTTGCGGCGCGGTGAAATCGTCGTAAAGCTCCAGCGCCAACGCCAGGTTGATCAGATAAAACACGCCGCCGCAGGCCGTTTCGATTTCGCTTTGGGTTAGCCGGTCTGTTAGCGCAGGCACAGGCAGCGCGGTTTGTGCGGTGCTGATCAGAATCGTTTCTTCTATTGCAGCGGTGCTTTCCGGGGCGCGCCGACTTGCAGCAAGTGCGCGCCCCGCAGTGCCTGGCGGCGAGTCAACATCCATTGCGTGTGCCGCGCTGAAGGCTATTCCGGCCTCAGCCGTCGCTATCGGCGTAACGCCACGCGCAGCCGTCCGTGGCGCTGTGGGCACTGTGGCAAACGGTTCCAACGGCGGTGGCACGGACGGCGTTGCAGGCTCAGCGCAAGCAGCGTCGTGCAAGCGAGCCGCTTGCGCCCAAGCACGCGCGGCTTGCGCAAACACAGGCGCACGCACCACGGCAGGCGCGCGCACCAACATCAATCCGATACCTAACAAGGCCTGTTGCTCGGTTCCCAACAGCAACGAGTGAGCAGGTACATATGGCAACCACGGCGGAGCGTATTCAGATGGCGGCGGTGTTGTTGCATCTGCTACCACACTCAAATTGTCCGTCAAACTTTCAGCCAACGATGTGAAGTGAGCAGGCACATATGGCAACCACGGCGGGGCGTATTCAGATGGCGGCGGTGTTGTTGCATCTGCTACCACACTCAAATTGTCCGTCAAACTTTCAGCCAACGATGTGAGCAGAAATTGCCGAGTCACGGCGTCGCGCAACCCGCGCGCTTCTGTCGGAGTCAGTTGCTGCAAAAAGTTCACGGCCTGACCGCGTGTGTCCAGGCGTTCCAACGCCGCCGGGATGAAGGCGGGCGCGCTGTGCCAAGCTTGCCAGACGGTCTGTCGCCAGGTGGCAGGTGTGCGCGCCAGGCGCAACAAACTTTGCCACCACCAACGTTCACCCAAACATTGCACGCACCAGTCTTGAGCGAGACAGGCCAACAGTTCAGCGCGGTCGGCAAACAGCACGGCTTCGGCGTTGGCGGGCACGGCTTGCAACGCGGGGCGCGCGGCGGTGCGGGTCAATGCTTCAAGCCGTGCGGCGAGGCGGCGTTCCCAGGCTTGGTCAGCCAATCCGGCGCCGGGCATTTGTGGTCGTGTAATCCGCCACGGTGCGCGCAACTGCCGCACACAAAGGATGGCTCCGGTCGGCAACTGCGTTGCTGCTGGTGTGACTTGCGCCAGGGCGCGGCTCAGTGACAGCCGCCACGCCCAGGCGTCCGTCACGCCACCAGTAACACGCAATCGGTTGATTTCCAGACGCCCCTCCGTTTCCAGCGCGTTACGTTAGCCGCTGGGCTTTCAACGCGAGCGCTTCTTCGATAATCGCGGCGTAGCCATCTGCGGCCTGCGCCAGCGTAAAGTCCCGGCGGATGCGCGCGCGCGCCGCCGCCCCCAGTGCACGGGCGCGGCGCGGTTCGTGCAAGAGCTGCCAGGCTTGTTCGGCAAACGCCGCCGCATCGTAAGGATCGAGTTGGATGCTTTCGGTTTCCGAAGCCAACACTTCGGGCACAAAGGCGCGATTCGAGGTCACAATCGGCAAGCCCGCCGACATGGCTTCGAATAAACTCCAATTGGCCGCGCCCTCAAAAATCGGCAGCACCGCCAAATCCAAACAGACCAGATGGCGCAGGAATTCGTCGTGCGGCATCATGCGCCGCCACACGACCGCCTCTTCCGGCAAGCCGGCTTGGGCCAGCGCATAATCTTTGAAGGTGCGCCCCCCCAGATAGCGCGTCTCGTTGCCATAAATCGTTTGGTCTTCGCCGACGATGAGGAAGCGCAAGCTGGCATCGCGCTCGTACAAGCGCCGCGCCATTTGGGCAAAGATGTCGAAGCCGCGCACGGCTTCGAGCGTGCGCCCGGTGAAGCCCACCAGTTTGGCCTCCACCGGCAACCCCAACGCGGCGCGCGCGTCCGGCCCGCCCGTGGGCAAATGCTCGGTCTCGAACCCTTCCATCTGCACGCGCACTTTGGCCTGCAATTCCAGCGGGAACAGGCGGCGCGCGTGGGCCGACGGCGTGATGCAGAGATCTGAATGCAGCACGCTGCTCGCGATCAGCGCTTCATAAACGGTGCCGACGAGCGCATTTTCAAAGGTGGGCGGGAATTCCAGCCGCGCCGCCGCCGTTTGAAAGCTGGGCAATTCGACATACGAGATAAGCGCGCCATCAAAGAGGTACTTGAGAAACAATGTCGCGCCAAAGGCCGCGTGGCCGATGATGGCGTCGAAGCGATACGTTTGTTGCAAGGCGGGCAACACCGCCGCGATGCCCAAGCCGTTGCGCGCGCCCGACTCAAAAGTTTCCAGTAACGGATAGGCGTGCGTGGCACCTTGCGCATCCGGCACAAAACCAAAATACGGCAGCCCCGGCTCAGCCGCTGCGACAGCGGGCAGGAAGGCCTGATTCACCAGCCCATAACATTCAAAGCCGGGCTGTGCGTTTAGCGTGGTGGCCAGCGCCGAAAATTGATTGGGGAAGGAAGGGTGAATGAATAACACGCGCCGCACGGCTGTCGGCGGCGCTGCTTTCTTTGCGGCTTTGCGCGCCACGGGGGCAGCGGCGCGCGGGCGTGCTTTGGTGGGGCGTTTGCTATTCTTTTTCATGGTGCACCGCTCCTGTTTAACGCGGGCCAAGCAGCGCGCGCGCAATGCCGACCAGTCCGGCGGCTTCCACTGGTTGCACATTCAAGGTCTCGGCCAGGCGCGCCGGTTCGGCCTCGGCCAATGCGCCCACGTTGCCGATGCCGGCCTCGTGCAACAAACGTTGCTCTTCGCGGCCCAGGCCCGGAATCACTTGGACAGATTCTTCATGTTCGACCAGCCGGTTGATAATCAACGGTTGATTGATCAAGCTGGGGCCAATGCGCGTCGGCCTGATCAAGGTCGGCCCGATCAAGGTTGACTCTACCAGCGTCGAGTTGAGTGTGGCGGTCAGCGCCGAGTTAAGCACCGTGTTCGGCAGCGTCAAGGTGTGTAACGTCACCGTCGAAGTAGGCGTCGGTTGCGCAGTAATGGCATTACTCGTGCCGCCGCCAAGCAGAAAGCGTTTGAGCGGCAGACTGTAAATCCCCCAAACAAAGAGCAGTGCCGCCAGCCGCGCGTTGGCGGCACTGCTTTCCAGATCCGCCGGTACGATCGAGGATAAATAATCGTAACTGATTGCTCCACGATTGGCGGGCACGATGCCGATAAAGGCCGCATTGTCACGCAAGCGTATCGCACGCCCCAACGCGGCGCCGCCCACTGCTGCCAGCGCCGCGCGCGCCGCCGCGTTCAACTGGCTTGCATACGCATCGTGCGTCACCGCGATCACAATGTCTTGCGGCGCGGCTTGCGCGTTGAGGTCGGCGGCCAGGTCGTTGGCGGCGCTGGCCGAACCGAAGGTGTCATAGGCCTGCCGGAACTTGACCGTCAACGTGCTATCGAGAATCACCAAATTTACGCCGCGCGTCACCTGGCTGGTGAGCAGTGGGCTGCCATCCAAAAAGATGCCCCCGCCCGCTTCAAAGCCCGTGCCGAGCGCCACCAGGGTATGCACATCCACACCCAGCGGCCCCAGCGCCAGACCCGTGCCCGCGCCCATTTCGAGCGCGCCCAGCCGCGCCAGCATCTGATTGATCAGGCTGGAACTGATGATGTCGCCGGGTTGCACTTGCAGTAAAGAACCAGTAAACGAACCAGTAAACGCTGCCATAAACTTTTCCTCCATTACCCAAATGCGGTAGTGATAAAAATATAAGGCCGTTGTTTTTGCCGCATAGCGGCAGTTGAATTTAGAAATTCAGCGTGTGATCAGCGCGTCGCGTCAGCGCCGCCTGAATTCAGGCGGCGCTGACGCGACGCGCTGTCTTCTTCGTTGTCTTCCCGGCGTTGAAACGCCGGGCTAAACTCAAGTCGTCGCTCACGCGACTGCAAATCTGGCCTGACATTTTTATCACCACCCTAAAATCAAAGCGTCTCGTTCAGCGCCGTGTAGTTGCTGAAATCCCAGCGCGAGACATCGAAACGCGCCGCGCCGAAAAACGGCAGGTCGCCGCCCGCGAACGCCAGATAGGGCGCGACGCCGCCCGCCTGCCTGTTTTCACGCACCTGATAAAGCCGGATCAATTCGCCGCTGCCCAATGCGATGGGCGGGTAGGCGAACGACAGCCGCAGCAGATGCTCCAGCCGCGCGCCTTCGATGATGAGCGGTTGCGCCGCCACTTGCCCGCTGAAAAAGACCTGCGCATTGAACCCGCGCCCCCGGCCCGTGAGCGGCAACACGCCGGCGGGCGGCAGGAAATGAAAATGTTGATTGGCCCGGATCGCCTCGGGCGTCGTGCCGGCCCCGCGCAAGGTTTCGAGTTCTTCCGTAAACTGCCACAACCGCGCCTCGCCTTCGCCCACGCGCCGGTCGCTCAACAGCCGGCCTTCCCGGCTGTGGGCCGGGCGCAAGACGCGGCGGCGCACGGCCCATTGATCCACAAAGGCGATGCGGTTCTGCGTCCAATGCAACACGGCCAGCGGCACCTCGCATTCGGTCAAGGCGGGCGAGAGCGCCAGCGTTTCAAATCCATAACGATTGTCTTGTGGCTCGAAAGGCGAGGCCGCAAAAAAGTTCGTGCCGAACCCGAAGCATTTGGCCGCCACCAGATTGCGCAAACGCGGCGCGTCGTTCAATTCGCTGGCCGTCACGTCCAGCAGTTGATGCAATTTGAATTGCACGCCTTCGAGCAGTTGATCCACATTGCAATCGGCGCTGCGCGCGCTCAGGCTGCTGACGGGCGCGCGGCCCCGGCGGCCTTCAGCGGGCGCGATGCCCAGCACATACAGACCCTGGCCCGTGACATACACGCCCGCCTGAAACGGCAGGCATTCGCTAAACAGCGCCTGGCCCGTCGGCGGCGCGAGCGGTTGCGCGGGCGGCACCAGCGACAAGGTGATCGGCTGGTTAAGCTGCAACAATTCGCCCTTGCGATTGAGCGCCAAGCCGGGCGTGACGGTGAGTTGCGGCGCGCTGGTCCCAGTCTGGGCGATGCGCGCCGTGTTTGCATTCACAGGCTGTGTAGCCGTGACGTTGGTGATAGACGTAGGTGGCAGGGCGATTTCCAGACCGTAGGCGACGCCCGTGCCAAAGGCGCGGCCATAGCCCGACAACTTGGCGCGTCCAGCCCGACGCTCTTCGGTCAGGTCTTCCGCCGCCAGCAAGCGGCCATTAAAGAAGTTCACCGCCGGTTGGCTGTCGTTGAGAATCGGTTCGAGTAACGAAATTGCACTCATCGTTCAGTTCCTCCCGCACCATCAAATGGCAAACCGGCTGACTTCGATCATCAAAACGCTAATGTTGAGGACGTCCTTTGCAATCGGTTTTTGCTGGCTATCCATGAACCCCAAGCTGAAAGCTGGTAGGCCTGTGGTTACCGGTTCGTTTTTGAAGTCACGAAAATAAATAAACATCGGAAAGGGAACATTGCCTACATTATTCAATCCTAGAAGCACTTTGACGATGTACTGCGAACTCTTGTCAGGTAGCTGCATATTGTCGAAAGTGAAAACCGCTTCTCCGTTATCAACGCGCAACACATGCAAATTGTTATAGACCGGAAAAGGATTCCGCGCGGCCGGGTTGCACAGCACGCGGCCCGCCGCCACGATTTCATAACCCGGCAAGTCCGCCGGATGTTCAACCGCATTCGGGTTGCCGCCGCCCGTTACCGGTTCAAGCTGCCACTGTTTGTTGCGAAAGGTCAGCACCCGCCCTGCATCGGCGGCGCTAGGTTGAACCACCGGGAAATTCTGTAATCCCGTCACCGTGGCACTCCCGACAACACCGCTGAGATCGCCCTTCAGGTCGTGCGCATTCGGATTGCCGACGTGCGGCGGGATCGGGTTGGGCATCGTGCCGTGCGTGTGATCGGCGGGGCTGTATTGCGTTACGCTGCCCGCGAAGTCGGGCAGATCAAAATCCTTTTCTTTCACAACAGTCGTGGCCGGGCTTGGCGCGGCGGGCAAATCGCGTGGCTCCCACACGCCATGTCCGAATTGCAAAACCTGCTTCACCTTAGGCGCGGTTTTCGCCAAGGGCTGTCCCTGCAAAGCCGTGACTGTCGTCGCGCTCACCGGCCCTACCACATCGCCCGCCAACACGGGCGGCGGCGTGACTGGCGCGCGCGCGCACAGCAACATTTCCTGCAACAGCCGCAAATGAATCAGGTAGGGACGCTCGCTCTCGTCAATCACGATTTGGGCGGGCGCGCCCACCTGCCATTGCGCGCCGCTTTTGAGAATCGGCAGATTGACCGCCGCCAGCAGCAAACAATCTTCGAACTGGTCATCTGGCGTGACGGTCTGGCCCGCGCAACCGCGCCCCTGACCAAACCAATCGGGCCGCCGTTGCGGGCGCAATTCGGTTGCCCACACGCGCATCGCTTCGCGCAGGTAATGGCATAGATCATCCTGATGAATTTTGTGCGCGGCGGGCGGCGAACCCACCGTGGCCGCGCGCACGGCGTCGAGGAAGACTTGCAAATCCACACTCGCGCCGGTGGTGACGACTTCGATTTCATCGTGCAACCAGTCCACGAAATCGCGCACCGCCTGCTCTTCCTGTTGCGCCGGTTTGACTAGCCGCAGTTCCAATTGAAAGTCGTCGGTGCGCCGCGAGGGCACGAGCAAATCCTCTTCGCTGCGGCAGGGTTCGCCCGCAATCGGCACGGGGTCGGACAGGCATTCGCGGTAACAGAGCACGACATAGGCCGCCACCGTATCGCCGCCGGTATTGCGGTTTTGCAGTTCCGTGCTGATGGCGTCGAGCTGCAACCAATCATTGAGCGCCGCGCATTGCGCCGTGGGTACGCGCAACAATTGCCCGCGCGGACTGAGCGCCGTGCCGCGTTCGACCACCAGTCGGGGGCCTTGCGTCGCATCCACTTCGCT encodes:
- a CDS encoding glycosyltransferase — protein: MKKNSKRPTKARPRAAAPVARKAAKKAAPPTAVRRVLFIHPSFPNQFSALATTLNAQPGFECYGLVNQAFLPAVAAAEPGLPYFGFVPDAQGATHAYPLLETFESGARNGLGIAAVLPALQQTYRFDAIIGHAAFGATLFLKYLFDGALISYVELPSFQTAAARLEFPPTFENALVGTVYEALIASSVLHSDLCITPSAHARRLFPLELQAKVRVQMEGFETEHLPTGGPDARAALGLPVEAKLVGFTGRTLEAVRGFDIFAQMARRLYERDASLRFLIVGEDQTIYGNETRYLGGRTFKDYALAQAGLPEEAVVWRRMMPHDEFLRHLVCLDLAVLPIFEGAANWSLFEAMSAGLPIVTSNRAFVPEVLASETESIQLDPYDAAAFAEQAWQLLHEPRRARALGAAARARIRRDFTLAQAADGYAAIIEEALALKAQRLT